One genomic segment of Catalinimonas alkaloidigena includes these proteins:
- a CDS encoding Gfo/Idh/MocA family protein, whose amino-acid sequence MMKNNSRRKFIKKAGAAISTAFAFPTIIPASALGRNGYVPPSDRINLAFIGAGNQAGNDVKSFLEDERVQITTICDVNKQSAGYWDGKVAGREFIMKMVDDAYGEKYGKKYKSCRGYEDFRDVIGRKDIDAVEIVTPDHWHAIPVLMAAEAKKDIYCQKPLALTVAEGRAMSDAVKKHEVVFQTGSQQRSNTHFRRVCELVRNGKIGELQTATCSLPAGTPDFGKTGHLTETVPVPKGFNYDMWLGPAPEAPYCPARTHVNFRWILDYSGGMVTDWGGHHPDIAQWGMDTEYTGPVKIQNAKATWADHPIWNTATEFYFECIYENGLKLIVTSSESNGVKFSGTEGSVWASRGEHDADPKSILGAEIGPDGTHLYKSDNHFRNFIDCVLSREETIAPAEVAHRSITIAHLGNIAMMLEQDLEWDPQQERFTNNEEANKMLSRKMREPWDKVYQKYMV is encoded by the coding sequence ATGATGAAAAATAACAGCAGAAGAAAATTTATCAAAAAAGCAGGAGCAGCGATATCTACAGCTTTTGCTTTTCCCACCATTATCCCTGCCTCTGCCCTGGGGAGAAACGGCTATGTTCCTCCCTCCGACAGGATTAACCTGGCTTTTATTGGTGCCGGAAACCAGGCCGGGAACGATGTAAAGAGTTTTTTAGAGGATGAAAGGGTACAGATCACTACCATTTGCGACGTGAATAAACAAAGCGCCGGCTACTGGGATGGTAAAGTTGCCGGGCGGGAGTTTATCATGAAAATGGTAGACGATGCCTATGGTGAAAAGTATGGAAAAAAATACAAATCCTGTCGCGGCTACGAAGATTTTAGAGATGTGATTGGCCGTAAAGATATAGATGCTGTGGAGATCGTTACACCTGACCACTGGCATGCCATACCTGTACTGATGGCTGCCGAAGCCAAAAAAGATATTTACTGTCAGAAGCCTCTGGCCCTCACGGTGGCCGAAGGCAGAGCCATGAGCGATGCGGTCAAAAAACATGAGGTAGTTTTTCAGACGGGCAGCCAGCAACGTTCCAACACGCATTTTCGCAGGGTATGTGAGCTGGTGAGAAATGGTAAGATTGGTGAATTGCAAACGGCCACCTGCAGCTTACCTGCGGGTACGCCTGATTTTGGGAAGACGGGGCACCTGACTGAAACGGTGCCTGTACCCAAAGGCTTCAATTATGACATGTGGCTGGGACCTGCTCCTGAAGCGCCTTATTGTCCGGCACGTACCCACGTAAATTTTCGCTGGATACTGGACTATTCCGGCGGTATGGTCACTGACTGGGGGGGGCACCATCCTGACATTGCGCAATGGGGCATGGATACCGAATATACCGGACCTGTCAAGATACAGAATGCAAAAGCTACGTGGGCGGATCATCCTATCTGGAATACTGCTACCGAGTTCTATTTTGAGTGTATCTATGAAAACGGATTAAAACTGATTGTGACCAGCAGTGAAAGCAATGGGGTAAAGTTCAGCGGCACAGAAGGCAGCGTATGGGCCAGTCGGGGCGAACATGATGCCGACCCTAAAAGTATACTTGGGGCAGAAATTGGACCTGATGGAACGCACCTTTACAAAAGTGACAATCATTTCCGTAATTTTATTGACTGTGTATTGTCCAGAGAAGAAACCATCGCTCCTGCGGAAGTAGCCCATCGCTCAATCACCATTGCACATCTGGGTAATATAGCGATGATGTTAGAGCAGGATCTGGAGTGGGACCCGCAGCAGGAAAGGTTTACAAATAACGAAGAAGCCAACAAAATGCTTTCCCGAAAAATGCGTGAGCCCTGGGACAAAGTATATCAGAAATATATGGTGTAA
- a CDS encoding glycerophosphodiester phosphodiesterase family protein — MRSFKYSLFLLLACLACSPSEVVYEEYIPDYSLQEKAVASLLKKHPIEIVVHRGANHLAPENTFAAAAKAIELGVDYVEIDVHRSLDGVHYIMHDLGLGRTTDGWGPIRLRTSEYIDKLDAGSWFGEAYAGEKVPRLEEYLRWIKGKAKAYLDVKTADLEEVVRLVRKYNMEDETFFWFWSDSMLEEFSVLAPELRVKINAHSVEEVMEAKEKYDADIIECNVQEITPEMVQLCDSLGIQIMAYASSNTAEEFKTVIKSEADLVNLDKPGLYLEVLQAMQGL; from the coding sequence ATGAGGAGTTTTAAATACTCATTATTTCTATTGCTGGCTTGCCTGGCCTGCTCTCCCTCAGAGGTGGTGTATGAAGAGTATATACCGGATTATTCTTTACAGGAAAAAGCTGTCGCCAGCCTGCTTAAAAAGCATCCCATTGAAATAGTTGTGCATAGAGGCGCTAATCATCTGGCTCCTGAAAATACTTTTGCCGCTGCTGCCAAAGCTATTGAACTGGGTGTTGACTATGTGGAAATAGATGTGCATCGCAGCCTGGATGGCGTGCACTACATCATGCACGACCTGGGACTAGGCCGCACTACAGATGGCTGGGGTCCAATACGCCTGAGAACTTCAGAATATATAGACAAATTGGATGCCGGAAGCTGGTTTGGTGAAGCATATGCAGGTGAAAAAGTTCCGCGCCTGGAAGAGTACTTGCGCTGGATCAAAGGAAAAGCTAAGGCTTATCTGGATGTAAAAACTGCCGACCTGGAAGAAGTGGTCAGGCTAGTGCGTAAGTATAATATGGAGGATGAAACCTTTTTTTGGTTCTGGAGTGATAGCATGCTTGAAGAATTTAGTGTGCTGGCGCCTGAGCTTAGAGTTAAGATCAATGCACACTCCGTAGAGGAAGTCATGGAAGCCAAAGAGAAATATGATGCTGATATCATAGAGTGTAATGTGCAGGAGATCACCCCCGAGATGGTACAGCTCTGCGACTCTTTAGGCATACAGATCATGGCCTATGCCAGTAGTAATACTGCGGAGGAATTTAAAACTGTAATTAAGTCTGAGGCCGATCTGGTCAATCTGGATAAACCCGGTCTGTATCTGGAAGTACTGCAAGCAATGCAAGGCTTATAA
- a CDS encoding nucleoside deaminase: MGILKPDDEYYMQQALRLAEQAYEEGEIPVGAIVVSNERIIAKAYNQTEKLQDVTAHAEMLALTSAFNYFGAKYLPECTLYVTLEPCVMCAGALHWAQLGGLVYAAPDEKKGFTQYNDRILHPRTQVRQGALAQESTELIQTFFRRMRGKED, encoded by the coding sequence GTGGGCATACTTAAACCTGACGATGAATATTATATGCAGCAGGCCCTTCGGCTGGCTGAGCAGGCTTATGAAGAGGGCGAGATCCCGGTGGGAGCTATCGTCGTTTCCAACGAACGTATCATTGCCAAAGCTTATAACCAGACTGAGAAGCTACAGGATGTAACGGCACATGCTGAGATGCTGGCCCTTACTTCTGCTTTCAACTATTTTGGCGCCAAGTATCTGCCCGAATGTACGCTCTATGTTACCTTAGAACCCTGCGTGATGTGTGCGGGAGCGCTCCACTGGGCACAGCTAGGAGGATTAGTATATGCCGCACCTGATGAGAAAAAAGGGTTTACCCAATACAATGACCGCATACTTCATCCGCGTACGCAGGTGAGACAAGGGGCCCTTGCTCAGGAAAGCACTGAGCTGATACAGACTTTTTTTCGCCGAATGCGGGGTAAAGAAGACTGA
- the uvrB gene encoding excinuclease ABC subunit UvrB, translating to MDFKLISEYEPTGDQPEAIRQLTEGIESGERAQTLLGVTGSGKTFTMANVVANLNRPTLVISHNKTLAAQLFGEFKQFFPENAVEYFISYYDYYQPEAYIPTTNLYIEKDMSINEEIEKLRLSATSALLSGRRDVLVVASVSCIYGLGNPEEFGKNVIRLQEGDVLSRQRLLYSLVDILYSRTEAEFKRGNFRVKGDTVDIFAAYADFAYRIYFWGDEIEAIHRIDPHSGKKIADERLITIYPANLFVTAKDTTQKAVYEIQDDLVEQVQNFKDEKRFLEAKRIEERTEFDLEMIRELGYCSGIENYSRYFDRRQPGQRPFCLLDYFPEDYLMMIDESHVTIPQVRGMWGGDRARKTSLVDYGFRLPSALDNRPLTFNEFEDMTSQVIYVSATPSEYELRNSEGVVVEQVIRPTGLLDPVIEVRPSLNQIDDLLGEIDERVKLQERVLVTTLTKRMAEELQKFLERAGVRSRYIHSEVKSLDRVEILRQLRLGEFDVLVGVNLLREGLDLPEVSLVAILDADKEGFLRNERSLIQTIGRAARNENGMVIMYADRVTGSMQVAIDETNRRRSKQMEYNEEHGITPKTVLKSKEAIMFSTRVADSKKAVKKAYAGPEEFSIAADPVVAYMNKVDLEKLIGKTQKNMEKAAKELDFMEAARMRDELNELKKLYEQKE from the coding sequence ATGGATTTTAAACTAATTTCTGAATATGAGCCTACCGGCGACCAACCGGAGGCTATACGCCAGCTCACTGAAGGCATAGAGAGTGGAGAACGCGCACAGACCCTGCTGGGAGTAACCGGCTCTGGTAAAACCTTTACCATGGCTAATGTAGTTGCCAACCTCAACCGCCCCACCTTGGTGATCAGTCATAACAAAACTCTGGCAGCGCAGCTTTTTGGTGAGTTTAAGCAGTTTTTTCCCGAAAACGCGGTGGAGTACTTCATTTCTTATTACGATTACTATCAGCCGGAAGCTTATATCCCTACGACCAATCTCTACATAGAAAAAGATATGTCTATCAATGAGGAGATAGAAAAGCTTCGCTTAAGTGCTACCTCTGCACTTCTCTCCGGCAGGCGTGATGTATTGGTAGTCGCATCAGTTTCTTGTATCTATGGTCTGGGAAATCCTGAGGAGTTTGGCAAAAACGTGATCCGCTTGCAGGAGGGAGACGTATTGTCACGTCAGCGGTTATTGTATTCGTTGGTAGATATTTTATACAGCCGTACGGAAGCTGAGTTCAAGCGGGGTAACTTCAGGGTGAAAGGGGATACAGTAGATATTTTTGCCGCCTACGCAGACTTTGCCTACCGCATTTACTTCTGGGGAGATGAGATTGAAGCCATCCACCGTATTGATCCCCACAGCGGAAAAAAAATAGCGGATGAACGCCTGATTACCATTTATCCCGCCAACCTCTTCGTGACTGCAAAGGATACTACCCAGAAAGCTGTTTACGAAATACAGGATGATCTGGTGGAGCAGGTACAGAATTTTAAAGATGAAAAGCGCTTTCTGGAAGCCAAGCGGATAGAAGAACGTACGGAATTTGACCTGGAGATGATCCGGGAGTTAGGGTATTGTTCAGGCATAGAAAATTACTCCCGCTACTTTGACCGCCGTCAGCCCGGGCAGCGCCCTTTCTGCCTGCTGGATTACTTTCCCGAAGATTACCTGATGATGATAGACGAAAGCCACGTAACCATACCGCAGGTGAGAGGGATGTGGGGTGGTGACCGGGCCCGAAAAACCAGCCTGGTAGATTATGGCTTCCGCCTGCCATCTGCTTTGGACAATCGGCCATTGACCTTCAACGAGTTTGAGGATATGACCAGCCAGGTTATCTATGTAAGTGCTACGCCCAGCGAATATGAGCTGCGTAACTCTGAAGGTGTCGTAGTAGAGCAGGTAATCCGTCCCACCGGACTGCTAGATCCCGTAATAGAAGTGCGCCCCAGCCTTAATCAGATAGATGATTTACTGGGCGAGATTGACGAAAGGGTGAAATTACAGGAGAGAGTGTTAGTGACTACCCTGACCAAACGTATGGCTGAAGAACTTCAGAAGTTTTTGGAAAGGGCAGGCGTGCGCAGCCGCTATATTCACTCCGAAGTCAAGTCTCTGGACAGGGTAGAGATCTTACGGCAACTGCGCCTGGGCGAGTTTGACGTACTGGTAGGCGTAAACCTGCTGCGTGAAGGTCTGGACTTGCCGGAAGTCTCTCTGGTAGCTATTCTGGATGCAGACAAAGAAGGCTTCTTAAGGAATGAGCGCTCGCTTATTCAGACCATCGGCCGTGCAGCGCGTAACGAAAACGGTATGGTGATCATGTACGCAGATAGGGTTACCGGCTCCATGCAGGTAGCGATTGACGAAACTAACCGTCGCCGTAGCAAGCAAATGGAATATAACGAAGAGCATGGCATTACCCCCAAAACAGTGCTTAAGTCCAAAGAGGCTATTATGTTCTCTACCCGTGTCGCTGATTCTAAGAAAGCGGTCAAAAAGGCCTATGCCGGTCCGGAGGAGTTCAGCATTGCCGCTGACCCTGTAGTAGCCTATATGAACAAAGTAGATCTGGAAAAGCTAATCGGCAAAACTCAGAAGAATATGGAAAAGGCTGCCAAAGAACTTGATTTTATGGAGGCCGCCCGTATGCGGGATGAGTTAAATGAACTAAAAAAACTTTACGAACAAAAGGAATAG